A window of Rhizobium tumorigenes contains these coding sequences:
- a CDS encoding formimidoylglutamate deiminase produces the protein MVGLHAGSALLPTGWQKDVRIEIADGRIVSIAAGVPAEAADERHAVLVPAMPNLHSHAFQRAMAGLAEVRGPGSDSFWSWRTVMYKFALSMTPEDVEAVAAELYMEMLEAGFCRVGEFHYLHHDKDGRPYANIAELAERIGAASSQAGIGLTLLPVLYARSGFGGGQPIEGQRRFINTPDSFATLMEGCRQVIGALEGAVLGLAPHSLRAVTPEELSFAAELGRNGPIHIHVAEQVKELEDCIAWSGARPVEWLLDHADVDARWCLIHATHMTEDETIRMASSGAVAGLCPITEANLGDGTFPAPQFLSERGRFGIGSDSNVLISVPEELRQLEYSQRLDLRARNVAAPQNGSTGRALFDQALMGGGIALQTATGLEKGNYADLVSLDVSAVPYLEGDQLLDHWIFAGGVRIDNVWALGRKQVSGGKHVGRDGIRKRFVATMTRLISA, from the coding sequence ATGGTCGGACTTCACGCAGGATCGGCCCTATTGCCAACCGGCTGGCAAAAGGACGTACGCATAGAGATTGCCGACGGGCGCATCGTCAGCATCGCTGCGGGCGTACCGGCCGAGGCAGCCGACGAGCGCCACGCAGTGCTCGTACCCGCGATGCCCAACCTGCACAGCCACGCTTTCCAGCGGGCGATGGCAGGTCTTGCCGAAGTGCGAGGCCCCGGCAGCGACAGCTTCTGGAGCTGGCGGACGGTGATGTACAAGTTCGCCCTGTCGATGACGCCCGAGGATGTCGAGGCGGTTGCGGCCGAACTCTACATGGAGATGCTGGAGGCCGGCTTTTGCCGCGTCGGGGAATTCCACTACCTGCATCACGATAAGGACGGCAGGCCCTATGCCAACATTGCCGAATTGGCCGAACGCATCGGTGCTGCCAGCAGTCAAGCCGGTATCGGCCTGACGCTGCTGCCGGTGCTTTACGCGCGGTCCGGTTTCGGAGGCGGTCAGCCGATCGAGGGCCAACGCCGCTTTATCAATACGCCGGATAGCTTTGCGACGCTGATGGAGGGATGCCGGCAGGTCATTGGCGCGCTGGAAGGCGCCGTGCTCGGCCTTGCGCCGCACAGCCTGCGGGCAGTGACGCCGGAAGAACTAAGCTTTGCCGCAGAGCTTGGGCGGAACGGTCCAATCCACATCCACGTCGCAGAGCAGGTCAAGGAGCTAGAGGACTGCATTGCCTGGTCCGGCGCACGGCCCGTCGAATGGCTCCTCGACCATGCCGATGTCGATGCGCGCTGGTGCCTGATCCATGCGACACATATGACAGAGGATGAAACGATACGCATGGCCAGCAGCGGCGCGGTGGCAGGCCTCTGCCCGATCACCGAGGCCAACCTTGGAGACGGGACATTTCCTGCCCCGCAGTTCCTGTCAGAGAGAGGGCGGTTTGGCATCGGCTCGGACTCGAACGTCCTGATCTCGGTGCCGGAGGAGTTGCGCCAGCTGGAATATTCTCAGCGCCTCGACCTCCGCGCCCGAAACGTTGCAGCACCGCAAAACGGCTCTACCGGTCGCGCTCTGTTCGATCAGGCGTTGATGGGCGGTGGTATCGCGCTCCAAACCGCGACAGGGCTGGAAAAAGGAAACTACGCCGATCTCGTATCGCTGGATGTCTCCGCTGTGCCCTATCTCGAAGGCGACCAGTTGCTGGATCACTGGATCTTTGCCGGAGGTGTGCGGATCGACAACGTCTGGGCACTCGGGCGCAAGCAGGTCAGCGGTGGGAAGCATGTCGGGCGCGACGGGATCCGAAAGCGTTTTGTTGCCACTATGACCCGACTGATTTCGGCTTAG
- the hutI gene encoding imidazolonepropionase: MTGNNSSEQNTAFLGRPRLLRNARLATLDSRLPGLGIVEKAAMVVENGRIAYAGPETELPVWAIETADILDLEGRWVTPGLVDCHTHIIYGGNRAREFEMRLEGASYEEVARAGGGIVSSVTATNALSVEGLVAAALPRLDTLLVEGVTTIEIKSGYGLNIDAELRILRAARALERIRPVRVVTSYLAAHATPVDYKGRNDAYIDEIVLPGMRQGASEGLIDAVDGFCEGIAFAPSEIARVFDAAKALGLPVKLHAEQLSNLGGARLAASYGALSADHLEYLDAAGVAALAASGTVAVLLPGAFYAINEKQKPPVQLLRDAGVRIAIATDSNPGTSPLTSLLLTMNMSATLFGLTVEECIAGTTREAARALGLLAETGTIEVGKSADLAVWNVDSPAELVYRIGFNPLYAHLFKGGRIDR, from the coding sequence ATGACCGGGAACAATTCCTCCGAACAGAATACCGCATTTCTAGGCCGCCCACGTCTGCTGCGCAACGCCCGCCTTGCGACGCTGGACAGCCGCCTGCCCGGCCTCGGTATCGTCGAAAAGGCTGCAATGGTCGTCGAGAACGGCCGCATTGCCTATGCCGGCCCGGAGACCGAATTGCCGGTCTGGGCCATCGAGACCGCCGACATCCTCGACCTCGAAGGGCGCTGGGTTACCCCCGGACTGGTCGATTGCCACACGCACATCATCTATGGCGGTAATCGCGCCCGCGAGTTTGAAATGCGGCTCGAAGGCGCCTCCTACGAAGAAGTTGCGCGCGCTGGTGGCGGCATCGTTTCCTCGGTCACTGCCACCAACGCCCTGTCTGTCGAGGGTCTTGTCGCGGCCGCCTTGCCGAGGCTGGACACGCTGCTGGTCGAAGGCGTGACCACCATCGAAATCAAGTCCGGCTACGGCCTGAACATCGACGCCGAACTGCGGATCTTGCGCGCCGCCCGGGCTCTTGAACGCATCCGTCCGGTCCGCGTCGTCACCTCCTATCTCGCAGCACACGCGACGCCCGTCGACTACAAGGGGCGCAACGACGCCTATATCGACGAGATTGTGCTTCCCGGCATGCGGCAGGGTGCGTCGGAAGGCCTGATCGATGCCGTTGACGGATTTTGCGAAGGTATCGCATTCGCGCCATCCGAAATCGCCCGGGTGTTCGACGCCGCCAAGGCGCTCGGCCTGCCGGTCAAGCTGCATGCCGAGCAGCTTTCCAATCTCGGCGGTGCCAGGCTCGCGGCCTCCTATGGCGCCCTGTCGGCCGATCATCTCGAATATCTGGACGCTGCAGGCGTGGCGGCGCTTGCCGCGAGCGGTACGGTGGCTGTGCTGCTGCCCGGCGCCTTCTATGCCATCAACGAGAAGCAGAAGCCGCCGGTCCAACTCTTGCGCGATGCTGGGGTGAGGATCGCCATTGCCACCGACAGCAATCCCGGAACCTCGCCGCTGACATCCCTGCTGCTTACCATGAACATGTCGGCGACCCTGTTTGGCCTGACGGTCGAGGAGTGCATTGCCGGGACGACCCGCGAGGCAGCGCGGGCTCTCGGCCTGCTCGCCGAAACCGGGACCATCGAGGTCGGCAAATCGGCAGATCTCGCCGTCTGGAATGTCGATAGCCCGGCCGAACTTGTCTACCGGATTGGTTTCAATCCGCTGTATGCGCACCTGTTCAAGGGCGGGAGGATCGATCGATGA
- the hutH gene encoding histidine ammonia-lyase, producing the protein MTITLHPGSVTLADLSIIYWTGEPVVLDRSFDAGIERAAARIAEIAAGNAPVYGINTGFGKLASIKIDRADVATLQRNLILSHCCGVGQPLTENIVRLIMSLKLVSLGRGASGVRLEMLRLIEAMLERGVIPVIPEKGSVGASGDLAPLAHMAAVMMGEGEAFFAGERMSGGAALEKAGLTPMVLAAKEGLALINGTQTSTALALAGLFRAHRAAQAALITGALSTDAAMGSSAPFHADIHTLRGHQGQIDTAAALRALLDNSVIRASHIEGDERVQDPYCIRCQPQVDGACLDLLRQVAKTLQIEANAVTDNPLVLSDNSVVSGGNFHAEPVAFAADQIALAICEIGAIAQRRIALLVDPTLSHGLPAFLAKKPGLNSGLMIAEVTSAALMSENKQMSHPASVDSTPTSANQEDHVSMACHGARRLLQMTDNLFGIIGIEALTAAQGIEFRAPLVTSPELTAAVAAIRRVVPTLDEDRYMANDLAAASDLVSSGTLNASVSEGILPGLEG; encoded by the coding sequence ATGACCATCACACTCCATCCAGGCTCGGTGACGCTCGCCGATCTCTCGATCATCTACTGGACGGGTGAACCTGTCGTCCTCGATCGCTCGTTCGACGCCGGTATCGAGCGTGCCGCCGCCCGTATCGCCGAGATTGCCGCTGGAAATGCGCCGGTCTACGGCATCAACACCGGCTTCGGCAAACTGGCGTCGATCAAGATCGACCGTGCCGATGTCGCGACGCTGCAGCGCAATCTGATCCTCTCCCATTGCTGCGGCGTCGGCCAGCCCCTGACCGAGAATATCGTCCGGCTGATCATGTCCCTGAAGCTGGTGTCGCTCGGGCGCGGCGCCTCCGGCGTGCGGCTCGAAATGCTGCGGCTGATCGAGGCAATGCTTGAGAGGGGGGTTATCCCCGTCATTCCGGAAAAAGGCTCGGTCGGTGCTTCCGGCGACCTGGCGCCGCTGGCCCACATGGCGGCGGTCATGATGGGTGAAGGCGAGGCATTTTTTGCCGGCGAACGAATGAGCGGTGGTGCGGCATTGGAAAAGGCCGGGCTGACGCCGATGGTGCTGGCCGCCAAGGAAGGCCTGGCGCTTATCAACGGCACGCAGACCTCGACGGCACTGGCGCTCGCAGGCCTCTTCCGCGCCCACAGGGCCGCCCAGGCGGCGCTGATCACAGGGGCGCTGTCGACCGATGCGGCGATGGGCTCGTCGGCGCCATTCCATGCCGATATCCACACCCTGCGCGGCCATCAGGGCCAGATCGACACTGCTGCTGCGCTGCGGGCGCTGCTCGACAATTCGGTCATCCGCGCAAGCCATATCGAGGGCGACGAGCGCGTCCAGGATCCCTATTGCATCCGCTGCCAGCCACAGGTCGACGGCGCCTGCCTGGATCTGTTGCGCCAGGTGGCTAAAACCCTGCAGATAGAGGCCAATGCGGTCACCGACAATCCGCTGGTGCTGTCCGATAATTCGGTCGTCTCCGGCGGCAATTTCCACGCGGAGCCGGTGGCTTTCGCCGCCGACCAGATCGCGCTCGCCATCTGCGAGATCGGCGCCATCGCCCAGCGTCGCATTGCGCTGCTGGTCGATCCGACGCTGTCGCACGGCCTGCCGGCATTCCTTGCCAAAAAGCCCGGGCTCAATTCCGGGCTGATGATCGCCGAGGTAACATCTGCCGCGCTGATGTCTGAAAACAAGCAGATGTCGCACCCGGCCTCGGTCGATTCCACACCGACTTCGGCCAACCAGGAAGACCACGTCTCCATGGCCTGTCACGGTGCGCGCCGGTTGCTGCAGATGACCGACAACCTGTTTGGCATCATCGGAATCGAAGCGCTGACGGCGGCCCAGGGGATCGAGTTCCGCGCGCCGCTGGTCACCAGCCCCGAACTCACCGCCGCCGTCGCCGCCATCCGCCGCGTCGTGCCGACGCTCGACGAGGACCGCTACATGGCAAACGACCTTGCAGCAGCCAGCGACCTGGTATCATCTGGCACACTGAATGCATCGGTGTCCGAGGGTATCCTGCCGGGTCTGGAGGGTTGA
- the hutG gene encoding N-formylglutamate deformylase, producing the protein MSAPVFEVRRGSSPVVLAFPHTGTDVPADIWERLNDNGRILADTDWHIHRLYDGLLDDATTVRATFHRYVIDANRDPDGSSLYPGQNTTGLIPGTDFDGKPIWRDGAEPSDGDTYARLSAFHAPYHAALAAEIARVKAIHGIAVLYDCHSIRAHIPFLFEGTLPDLNIGTDMGKTCAPAIEAATVAIAAEAAGYTSTLNGRFKGGWTTRHYGQPASGVHAIQMELAQSTHLAAEAPPFAYDPEKAEALRVPLKSILSRIEQIALDLIS; encoded by the coding sequence ATGAGCGCACCTGTTTTCGAAGTCCGCCGGGGCTCCTCGCCCGTTGTGCTCGCCTTCCCCCATACAGGCACCGACGTACCAGCGGATATCTGGGAGCGACTAAACGACAATGGCCGCATTCTCGCCGATACCGACTGGCACATCCACCGGCTCTACGACGGCCTGCTCGACGACGCGACGACGGTGCGGGCCACCTTCCATCGGTACGTTATCGACGCCAATCGTGATCCCGATGGATCGAGCCTTTATCCTGGTCAAAATACCACCGGCCTGATCCCGGGCACGGATTTCGACGGCAAGCCGATCTGGAGGGATGGTGCCGAGCCTTCCGACGGCGACACCTACGCCCGGTTGTCGGCGTTTCATGCGCCCTATCATGCGGCCCTTGCTGCCGAGATCGCACGGGTCAAGGCGATCCATGGCATCGCCGTCCTCTATGACTGCCACTCGATCCGTGCCCACATTCCCTTCCTGTTCGAGGGCACGCTTCCGGATCTCAATATCGGCACCGACATGGGCAAGACCTGCGCGCCGGCGATCGAGGCTGCAACCGTTGCCATCGCCGCTGAAGCCGCCGGCTACACCAGCACGCTGAACGGCCGTTTCAAGGGCGGCTGGACAACCCGCCATTATGGCCAGCCGGCATCGGGCGTCCATGCCATCCAGATGGAGCTGGCGCAATCGACCCATCTTGCCGCCGAAGCTCCGCCCTTCGCCTATGATCCTGAAAAGGCCGAGGCGCTGCGCGTTCCGCTCAAGTCCATTCTGTCGCGCATCGAACAGATCGCGCTCGACCTCATCAGCTAA
- the hutU gene encoding urocanate hydratase — MTNSRHNIREIRAPRGPELNTKSWMTEAPLRMLMNNLDPDVAENPNELVVYGGIGRATRTWEDFDSIVATLKTLTEEETLLVQSGKPVGVFRTHKDAPRVLIANSNLVPHWATWDHFNELDKKGLAMYGQMTAGSWIYIGAQGIVQGTYETFVEAGRQHYGGSLKGKWILTGGLGGMGGAQPLAAVMAGACCLAVECDETRADFRLRTRYVDEKTDSLDEALAKIDAWTKAGEAKSIALIGNAAEIFPELFKRGVRPDIVTDQTSAHDPLHGYLPLGWTVAEWKSKQETAPKEVEAAARASMKIHVAAMVDFWNAGVPTLDYGNNIRQVAKDEGLENAFAFPGFVPAYIRPLFCRGIGPFRWAALSGDPEDIYKTDAKVKELTPGNTHLHNWLDMARERIAFQGLPARICWVGLGDRDRIGLAFNEMVKSGELSAPVVIGRDHLDSGSVASPNRETEAMKDGSDAVSDWPLLNALLNTASGATWVSIHHGGGVGMGFSQHAGMVICCDGSEDAARRIARVLWNDPATGVMRHADAGYEIAVDCAKEKGLRLPGILGN, encoded by the coding sequence ATGACCAATTCACGCCACAACATCCGCGAGATCCGGGCGCCACGCGGGCCGGAGCTCAACACCAAGAGCTGGATGACGGAAGCGCCGCTGCGCATGCTGATGAACAATCTCGACCCTGACGTCGCCGAGAACCCAAACGAACTCGTCGTCTACGGCGGTATCGGCCGGGCGACACGCACCTGGGAAGACTTCGACAGCATCGTCGCGACACTGAAGACGCTCACCGAGGAAGAGACGCTGCTGGTGCAATCCGGCAAGCCGGTCGGCGTGTTCCGCACCCACAAGGATGCGCCGCGCGTGCTGATCGCCAATTCCAACCTCGTGCCACACTGGGCGACATGGGATCATTTCAACGAGCTCGATAAGAAGGGCCTTGCGATGTATGGCCAGATGACGGCCGGCTCGTGGATCTATATCGGCGCCCAAGGCATCGTCCAGGGCACTTATGAGACCTTCGTCGAAGCCGGACGCCAGCACTATGGCGGCAGCCTCAAGGGCAAATGGATCCTCACCGGCGGTCTCGGCGGCATGGGTGGCGCTCAGCCGCTTGCCGCCGTCATGGCCGGTGCCTGCTGCCTCGCCGTCGAATGCGACGAAACCCGCGCCGATTTCCGCCTGCGCACCCGCTATGTCGACGAAAAGACCGACAGCCTCGACGAGGCGCTGGCCAAGATCGATGCCTGGACCAAGGCCGGCGAGGCAAAGTCGATCGCGCTGATCGGCAATGCCGCCGAAATTTTCCCCGAGCTTTTCAAGCGCGGCGTCCGGCCGGATATCGTCACCGACCAGACCTCCGCTCACGATCCGCTGCACGGCTACCTGCCGCTAGGCTGGACCGTGGCCGAATGGAAATCCAAACAGGAGACTGCGCCGAAGGAAGTCGAGGCCGCTGCGCGCGCCTCGATGAAGATCCACGTCGCCGCCATGGTCGATTTCTGGAACGCCGGTGTGCCGACGCTCGATTACGGCAACAATATCCGCCAGGTCGCGAAAGACGAGGGTCTGGAGAATGCCTTCGCTTTCCCCGGCTTCGTCCCGGCCTATATCCGGCCGCTGTTCTGCCGCGGCATCGGCCCGTTCCGCTGGGCGGCGCTGTCGGGCGATCCGGAGGATATCTACAAGACCGACGCCAAGGTGAAGGAACTGACGCCCGGTAATACCCATTTGCACAACTGGCTCGACATGGCGCGTGAACGCATCGCCTTCCAGGGCCTGCCCGCCCGCATCTGCTGGGTGGGTCTCGGCGACCGCGACCGGATCGGTCTGGCCTTCAACGAAATGGTCAAGAGCGGTGAGCTTTCCGCGCCCGTCGTCATCGGCCGCGATCATCTCGATAGTGGCTCCGTCGCATCGCCGAACCGCGAAACCGAGGCGATGAAGGATGGCTCGGACGCCGTCTCCGACTGGCCGCTGCTCAACGCCTTGCTGAACACTGCCTCCGGCGCCACCTGGGTATCGATCCATCACGGCGGCGGCGTCGGCATGGGCTTTTCGCAGCACGCCGGCATGGTCATCTGCTGCGACGGCTCGGAAGACGCCGCCCGCCGCATCGCCCGCGTCCTGTGGAACGACCCCGCCACCGGCGTCATGCGCCACGCCGACGCTGGCTACGAGATCGCCGTCGATTGCGCCAAGGAAAAGGGTCTCCGTTTGCCGGGAATTCTCGGCAACTGA
- a CDS encoding sulfite oxidase-like oxidoreductase gives MTDEPVSDSKLTTSKRRWAAEGKFLTGRVSRAESERLPPGQHLVKNWPVLDLGTQPEVALSSWRLEVGGRVEVPLSLDWAAFCALEQSSKVSDMHCVTTWSRYDNKWDGVSTRDLLDHVMPKTDADYVMLTSYDGYTTNLPLADFAAEDAILATAWEGQPLSRDHGGPMRLVVPHLYLWKSAKWLRRIDLMKSDKAGFWEKNGYHMRGDPWREQRYTED, from the coding sequence ATGACGGACGAGCCGGTTTCGGATAGCAAGCTAACCACTTCCAAGCGGCGGTGGGCGGCGGAGGGCAAGTTTCTGACCGGTCGCGTCAGCCGGGCGGAGAGCGAACGGTTGCCGCCGGGGCAGCATTTGGTGAAGAACTGGCCGGTGCTCGATCTCGGCACCCAGCCCGAAGTTGCGCTTTCAAGCTGGCGGCTGGAGGTTGGTGGCCGGGTCGAGGTGCCGCTGTCGCTCGACTGGGCGGCATTCTGCGCCCTTGAGCAAAGCAGCAAGGTCAGCGACATGCACTGCGTCACCACATGGTCGCGCTATGACAACAAATGGGACGGCGTTTCCACCCGCGATCTTCTCGATCATGTCATGCCAAAGACGGACGCCGACTACGTCATGCTCACCAGCTATGATGGCTATACGACCAACCTGCCGCTGGCCGATTTCGCTGCCGAGGATGCAATCCTTGCCACCGCCTGGGAGGGCCAGCCGCTCAGCCGCGATCACGGCGGACCGATGCGCCTTGTCGTGCCACATCTCTATCTCTGGAAGAGCGCCAAATGGCTGCGACGCATTGACCTGATGAAATCGGACAAGGCCGGGTTCTGGGAGAAGAACGGCTATCACATGCGCGGCGATCCCTGGCGAGAGCAGCGCTACACGGAAGACTGA
- a CDS encoding type II toxin-antitoxin system VapC family toxin, translated as MFIDGSVLLAMMTDEEAAREFARRMQASTVRLTSPMAVARTTLALVVELEIPVDEASEAVATFLQLMNIQSVAVPPRAASLAVEAYSNFGRSDGGLSLDDCLTYACARYYRQPLLFSGNGFAATDIEVA; from the coding sequence ATGTTTATCGATGGCTCTGTACTGCTGGCAATGATGACCGACGAAGAGGCCGCGCGCGAATTTGCAAGGCGGATGCAGGCGTCGACCGTACGCCTCACGTCGCCAATGGCGGTCGCTCGAACGACACTGGCACTTGTCGTCGAATTGGAAATTCCGGTCGATGAAGCGTCCGAGGCTGTCGCCACCTTCCTGCAACTGATGAATATCCAGTCGGTGGCTGTGCCCCCGCGAGCCGCTTCACTCGCGGTGGAGGCCTACTCCAATTTTGGTAGAAGCGACGGCGGTCTCAGTCTCGACGACTGCCTGACATATGCTTGCGCAAGATATTATCGCCAACCATTGCTTTTTTCTGGCAACGGCTTTGCGGCTACGGACATAGAGGTCGCTTGA
- a CDS encoding type II toxin-antitoxin system VapB family antitoxin: MPLYIKDDAIDRLARRYQALTKAPSKTEAVRKALQLALDTELAKPVLEDIAVAFCRNLRTKATVRNTDAEPR, translated from the coding sequence ATGCCACTCTACATCAAGGACGATGCCATCGACCGCCTGGCGCGTCGCTATCAGGCGCTGACCAAGGCGCCATCGAAGACCGAGGCTGTCCGCAAGGCGCTGCAACTGGCGCTCGATACCGAACTGGCAAAGCCGGTGCTGGAAGATATCGCCGTGGCCTTCTGCCGAAACCTGCGCACGAAGGCCACCGTGCGTAACACTGATGCAGAGCCGCGCTGA
- a CDS encoding SDR family NAD(P)-dependent oxidoreductase — MTPPVALVTGSTSGIGAAIARRLAAEGYAIVLHSRSSVDAGLALAGMLPMATYIQADLAVDADRARLVAGAVAQWGRLDVLVNNAGISRVIPHSDMAAATPAIWHELYEVNVVAPFRLVAEAEPALRTAARTGRPGSVVNISSHAGIRPKGASIPYAAAKAALNHTTRLMALSLAPDIRVNAVAPGLVDTPLTADWTAAQDLWRNHSPMRRAATPDDIAQAVWMLVSSDYVTGEIMLLDGGLNLT, encoded by the coding sequence ATGACACCTCCCGTCGCACTCGTCACCGGCTCGACCTCGGGCATCGGTGCCGCAATCGCCCGGCGGCTTGCCGCAGAAGGCTATGCAATCGTCCTCCATTCCAGGTCGTCTGTTGACGCCGGGCTGGCGCTTGCAGGCATGCTGCCGATGGCGACCTATATCCAGGCCGATCTCGCTGTCGATGCCGACAGGGCAAGGCTGGTCGCCGGGGCGGTTGCCCAATGGGGTCGGCTCGACGTGCTTGTCAACAATGCCGGCATCAGCCGCGTCATTCCCCATTCCGATATGGCTGCGGCCACGCCGGCGATCTGGCATGAGCTCTACGAGGTCAACGTCGTCGCGCCGTTCCGGCTGGTGGCCGAGGCTGAACCGGCGCTGCGAACAGCCGCCCGCACCGGACGACCGGGCTCTGTCGTCAACATTTCCTCCCATGCCGGCATCCGCCCCAAGGGGGCCTCCATCCCCTACGCTGCTGCAAAGGCGGCTCTCAACCACACGACACGGCTGATGGCCCTGTCGCTGGCACCCGATATCCGCGTCAACGCCGTCGCGCCCGGTCTGGTCGATACGCCGCTGACAGCGGATTGGACTGCCGCACAGGATTTGTGGCGAAACCATTCGCCGATGCGCCGGGCTGCGACGCCGGACGACATCGCGCAGGCTGTCTGGATGCTTGTCTCGTCGGACTATGTGACGGGGGAGATAATGTTGCTGGACGGCGGTCTCAATCTGACCTGA
- a CDS encoding PAS domain-containing protein: protein MAKDNILVRNSQTSPMDSGVFTWDIETDQFFADSAFASVFGLDPSETMVGLPIERYLDRVHPEDKARVAKSVHEAVVSGHPCQQNYRVRSARGFYTEIMAFGRCFRNADGTPSQYAGIVFPVVPVVEESATLQDLCSQAHRAALKSGRLDIARTLRDVLDDLAEEPAPARLQHHPH, encoded by the coding sequence ATGGCAAAAGACAATATTTTGGTCCGGAATTCGCAGACGTCTCCGATGGACTCGGGGGTTTTTACCTGGGATATAGAAACCGACCAATTTTTCGCCGATAGCGCCTTCGCTTCCGTTTTCGGCCTCGATCCTTCAGAGACGATGGTCGGTTTGCCGATCGAGCGCTATCTCGACCGCGTCCATCCGGAAGATAAGGCCCGTGTCGCAAAATCCGTGCATGAAGCCGTCGTTTCGGGACATCCCTGCCAGCAGAATTACCGCGTCCGCTCTGCCCGGGGGTTCTATACCGAGATCATGGCCTTCGGTCGCTGCTTTCGAAACGCCGACGGCACCCCATCGCAATATGCCGGCATCGTTTTCCCAGTCGTGCCCGTCGTCGAGGAGAGCGCCACGTTGCAGGACCTCTGCTCGCAAGCACACCGTGCTGCGCTAAAAAGCGGTCGCCTGGATATCGCAAGGACACTTCGCGACGTGCTTGACGACCTTGCAGAGGAACCGGCACCAGCACGGCTTCAGCACCACCCTCACTGA